A region from the Colwellia sp. PAMC 21821 genome encodes:
- a CDS encoding BACON domain-containing protein produces the protein MKGQIKSVRLILVILFSSLLLQACGGSTEKSPTFTVNSSVASVAFNNEFLQTENHTIAVDVTFDGGGLLLGFAPTAQPVPWLNYRVENLTDTSATIHIDVVNANLLNANLYGTTLRLSSGDTTTTNLAHADINVSLLIWQALTFDDTFGVDSIAAKTINVSSNTDDISLTSSVPWLSVEKTFLDGITTITATPNISDFTEPGLYPAEISITSPLGTTQYPVELSLDNIHLFADRATVALAKTGNINNSETTLNINSNSILPWRWLATTEASWLTLTPNAENNQLTITADSSALANNTTTTAEITLSGDEQTTAIAETILVSFYKSDLASENNTLDIVANTDGVVTNPLLPHYYVATSNELRSYHLYTNELISTTVIAPVDTKLEQLIIHPNASIMLAKALETTVVDENTSETMTHRYKIDLSDMSFVELTDINITSEPFKFIRIDSRYFVATRILEFTDENLMRVGFDAPNAFLARAFNVAEKNQTLFALDISTIDDLMSIKRLEVKVNDFGRNPISTKISHSYRPELLGENEQISDFYVTADEKNIYAISPTSEWISFDGTTFTDNGVLNSDDTITNLALSHTANDRPHYVRLESEVGFKVDVYNEQQAIVSRINLAPNLPSKMLIANGDSRAVITSSLTDKISVINLSQFSSSAETLVFSTNFGDSAITQQTLTLASMGEGWQATASDPWLILTQQSDENGDAVLVDIDRSLISGWGLMSGSISIVDPTSGTTKGITVELAIDAIRLSSNYASLAFNSLATEQTLVHTVDILTNSEANIAWQATTDVDWLSLSSDSTNNTLTITGLPANIITDGLHSAVISLSPTVEGSALPGSINVSFNKGASDGANIDIANISFNTSGIILDPMRPYVYIAAGDKLSTYHVISGELINTATSPLADVDLTNLVVHPDGSVLLVSNSETYLDDDENEQTRINHYQFDLTSYQFSQLNADNITILSRPEMIKMVAGVPVVITQALEFANVELVRQYWDQENTYFTSSIAQANSADIVMAYKQATNSLERYALSYNAYTSETISVMNEPAYINTAFTSLASFAISHQGNTIYSANSNSEWASFDGTIYTDNGVLQGNNNVQTFNTTTDTSDNSYFYRFDPSLGLTYSKYNAAQVELWSDVIDAGSAASYLMPAYQRVLIYDADTATLKLRSHQ, from the coding sequence ATGAAGGGACAAATTAAAAGCGTGCGTTTAATCTTAGTGATTTTATTTAGCTCACTACTGTTACAAGCATGTGGCGGTTCAACTGAAAAATCACCCACGTTTACGGTTAATTCATCGGTTGCATCAGTAGCATTTAACAATGAATTTTTGCAAACAGAAAACCACACTATTGCTGTTGATGTTACGTTTGATGGTGGTGGGCTTTTACTTGGCTTTGCCCCTACAGCTCAGCCAGTGCCTTGGTTGAATTATCGCGTTGAAAACCTGACAGATACCTCTGCTACCATTCATATTGATGTGGTCAATGCTAACTTATTAAATGCTAATCTTTACGGGACAACATTAAGGTTATCCAGCGGCGACACTACGACCACTAACCTGGCTCATGCTGATATTAACGTTTCGTTATTGATATGGCAGGCCCTGACCTTCGATGATACCTTTGGTGTTGACTCGATAGCAGCAAAAACAATTAATGTCAGTTCAAATACAGATGATATATCTCTAACAAGTTCTGTACCTTGGCTCAGTGTCGAAAAAACCTTTCTCGATGGCATAACAACAATTACGGCAACACCCAATATTAGCGACTTTACTGAACCCGGTCTTTATCCGGCTGAAATTAGTATTACCAGTCCGCTAGGTACAACACAATATCCAGTAGAATTAAGCTTAGACAACATTCATTTATTTGCTGATAGAGCAACCGTCGCCTTGGCGAAAACCGGTAATATCAACAACAGCGAAACTACACTTAATATCAATTCAAATAGTATTTTACCTTGGCGTTGGCTAGCTACCACTGAAGCAAGTTGGTTAACACTGACACCTAATGCTGAAAATAATCAATTAACCATTACAGCTGATAGCAGTGCCTTAGCTAATAACACGACAACAACCGCTGAAATAACCCTAAGTGGCGATGAACAAACTACCGCTATAGCAGAAACTATACTCGTGAGTTTTTATAAGTCTGACTTAGCCAGTGAAAACAATACGCTCGATATTGTCGCTAACACTGATGGTGTAGTCACTAACCCTTTACTGCCACATTATTATGTTGCAACAAGCAACGAGCTTCGCAGCTACCACCTTTATACTAATGAGTTGATATCAACAACCGTTATAGCTCCAGTAGATACCAAGTTAGAACAGCTTATTATTCACCCTAACGCCAGCATTATGTTAGCGAAAGCGCTTGAAACAACAGTTGTTGATGAAAACACCAGCGAAACTATGACACATAGATATAAAATTGACCTCAGTGACATGAGTTTTGTTGAATTAACCGATATTAATATAACCAGCGAACCTTTTAAATTTATCCGCATTGATAGTCGCTATTTCGTGGCAACAAGAATTTTAGAGTTTACCGACGAAAACTTAATGCGTGTTGGCTTTGACGCGCCTAATGCATTTTTGGCCAGAGCCTTTAATGTTGCTGAAAAGAATCAAACCTTATTCGCATTAGATATAAGTACTATTGATGACTTAATGTCGATAAAGCGCTTAGAAGTTAAGGTTAATGACTTTGGCCGCAATCCTATTAGCACTAAAATCAGCCATAGTTACCGCCCTGAACTACTAGGTGAAAATGAGCAAATTAGCGATTTTTATGTAACGGCAGATGAAAAAAATATTTATGCGATAAGCCCAACGAGTGAGTGGATCAGCTTTGACGGTACAACATTTACTGATAATGGTGTATTAAATAGCGATGATACTATTACTAACTTAGCACTTTCTCATACAGCTAATGATCGTCCTCACTATGTTAGATTGGAATCTGAAGTCGGCTTTAAAGTTGATGTATATAATGAACAACAAGCCATCGTTAGCCGTATTAATTTAGCGCCAAATCTACCAAGTAAAATGTTAATCGCTAATGGCGATAGCCGCGCAGTAATAACATCTTCACTAACTGATAAAATAAGTGTGATCAATTTAAGTCAGTTTTCTAGCTCTGCGGAAACATTAGTATTCAGCACAAACTTTGGTGACAGCGCCATAACACAACAAACACTGACACTAGCAAGTATGGGTGAAGGTTGGCAAGCAACGGCTAGCGATCCTTGGCTAATATTAACGCAGCAGAGTGATGAAAATGGCGATGCTGTATTAGTCGATATCGATCGCAGCTTAATTTCTGGCTGGGGTTTAATGTCTGGAAGTATTTCGATTGTCGACCCAACAAGTGGTACTACAAAAGGGATCACGGTTGAACTTGCCATCGACGCCATTCGATTAAGCAGTAACTACGCGTCATTGGCTTTCAATAGTTTAGCCACAGAACAAACGTTAGTGCATACCGTGGACATATTGACCAACAGCGAAGCTAATATCGCTTGGCAAGCAACGACGGATGTTGACTGGTTATCCTTGTCATCGGACAGCACTAACAACACATTAACGATTACCGGTTTACCGGCTAACATTATCACCGATGGTTTACATAGCGCGGTAATCAGCTTATCACCTACTGTCGAGGGGTCTGCGTTACCTGGCAGCATTAATGTCTCATTCAATAAAGGAGCAAGTGACGGTGCTAATATAGATATTGCCAATATTAGCTTTAATACCTCAGGTATAATATTAGATCCTATGCGACCTTATGTTTACATTGCAGCAGGCGATAAACTTAGCACTTACCACGTTATTTCTGGCGAGTTAATTAATACAGCAACATCGCCCTTAGCAGATGTCGACTTAACAAATTTAGTTGTTCACCCTGATGGCTCTGTGTTGTTAGTATCAAATAGCGAAACTTATTTAGACGATGATGAGAATGAACAAACCCGTATTAATCATTATCAGTTTGACTTAACCAGCTATCAATTTAGCCAACTTAATGCTGATAACATCACTATATTATCTCGTCCTGAAATGATAAAAATGGTTGCTGGGGTACCCGTTGTTATTACTCAAGCATTAGAATTCGCCAATGTAGAGCTAGTCCGTCAATATTGGGACCAAGAAAACACCTATTTTACCTCAAGCATTGCTCAAGCAAACAGTGCTGATATAGTCATGGCCTACAAACAAGCAACAAATTCTCTTGAGCGCTACGCCTTAAGTTATAACGCTTATACTAGTGAAACGATTTCAGTAATGAATGAACCTGCCTATATCAATACAGCCTTCACTAGTTTAGCAAGCTTTGCGATAAGTCATCAGGGTAATACTATTTATAGTGCTAACAGTAACAGTGAATGGGCAAGTTTTGACGGCACTATCTACACAGATAACGGCGTACTTCAAGGTAATAACAATGTGCAAACCTTTAACACCACCACTGATACCAGTGACAACAGTTACTTTTATCGTTTTGATCCAAGCCTAGGGCTTACTTACAGTAAATACAATGCTGCGCAGGTTGAACTTTGGTCAGACGTTATTGATGCAGGTAGTGCAGCGAGTTACTTAATGCCGGCTTATCAGCGAGTGTTGATTTATGATGCTGACACCGCAACGTTAAAGTTACGCTCTCATCAATAA
- a CDS encoding alpha/beta fold hydrolase, protein MKLSYRLSLCIIVTIMHFSNTAYAKATKDYPASTTELTFNADGNRMSGFIYQAAGLGPHPTVLLLHGYPGNEKNLDVAQALRSNGWNVIFFHYRGAWGSEGEFSFLNAEQDVQTVLQYISNKDNAEKLHIDRNVISLVGHSMGGHMAIAGILDNQAVNCAVAYDGANLGVGDVGIIDDPENTLPWKEYSDSLFMLKGWSGDKAQQELNEHSKALNLIRRVNTLNGRPVLLIAADTDVIPMKSHIQPLLTALQNTKQSDISYKLIDDDHSFNSSRTELIATTVNFLNTKCKVN, encoded by the coding sequence ATGAAGCTATCTTATAGGTTAAGTTTATGCATTATTGTAACAATCATGCATTTCTCAAATACCGCTTATGCAAAAGCGACTAAAGACTATCCAGCAAGTACAACAGAGCTTACTTTTAACGCTGATGGCAATCGTATGTCAGGCTTTATTTATCAAGCAGCAGGTTTAGGGCCTCATCCAACCGTATTGTTATTACATGGTTATCCAGGGAATGAAAAAAACCTAGATGTTGCTCAGGCATTGCGAAGTAATGGCTGGAACGTGATATTTTTTCATTATCGAGGCGCATGGGGAAGTGAAGGCGAGTTTTCTTTTTTGAATGCGGAGCAAGATGTTCAAACGGTATTGCAATACATTAGCAATAAAGACAATGCCGAAAAATTGCATATCGACCGAAATGTAATCTCCCTTGTGGGTCATAGTATGGGCGGACATATGGCCATTGCAGGGATCTTAGATAACCAAGCAGTAAACTGTGCTGTGGCATATGACGGGGCTAATCTTGGCGTTGGTGACGTAGGTATAATCGATGATCCTGAGAATACACTACCTTGGAAGGAATACAGTGATAGCTTGTTTATGCTAAAGGGTTGGTCAGGTGATAAAGCTCAACAAGAGCTAAACGAACATAGTAAAGCCCTTAATTTAATAAGAAGAGTGAACACGCTAAACGGTAGACCCGTATTACTTATTGCTGCAGATACAGATGTAATTCCGATGAAATCACACATTCAGCCGTTGTTAACCGCTTTACAAAATACAAAGCAGAGTGATATTTCTTATAAATTGATCGATGATGACCATAGTTTTAATTCATCTCGGACTGAATTAATTGCTACAACGGTCAATTTTTTAAATACTAAGTGTAAAGTTAATTAA
- a CDS encoding MBL fold metallo-hydrolase: MFKKSLVTITMLFSVVISVVMSVSTSAQEMAEAEITVQPAAGDVYMLQGPGGNIGVLATDKGLLLVDDKFAPLAEKIESAMKGIEDKELKYVINTHFHGDHTGSNEFFSHKAPIFAHENVRSRLSSKAEHQADSLPVVTYKDGITIYLDNEEIQLTHLAKGHTDGDTYVYFKKANVLHTGDLFFEVGFPYVDLKSGGSVKGYLAAVKHMIKHTPDNVVIIPGHGQLTDKKSLIAFAQMMEFSINKVSIALAAGKSEQQILTEGIGEKYKHLSWAFISEEKWLKTLVADLK, translated from the coding sequence ATGTTTAAAAAATCTTTAGTGACAATAACAATGCTTTTCAGTGTTGTAATCAGTGTTGTAATGAGTGTTTCAACCAGCGCCCAAGAAATGGCTGAGGCAGAAATAACAGTACAACCGGCTGCAGGCGACGTCTACATGTTACAAGGCCCTGGAGGCAACATTGGCGTATTAGCAACGGATAAAGGATTGTTGCTGGTTGATGATAAGTTTGCTCCGCTTGCTGAAAAAATTGAATCAGCGATGAAGGGGATTGAAGATAAAGAGCTTAAGTATGTGATCAACACTCATTTTCATGGTGATCATACGGGTAGTAATGAGTTTTTCTCACATAAAGCACCGATATTCGCGCACGAAAACGTACGTAGTCGCTTGAGCAGTAAAGCTGAACATCAAGCGGATAGTTTACCCGTAGTAACCTACAAAGATGGCATTACTATTTATTTAGATAATGAAGAAATTCAGTTAACACATTTAGCAAAAGGCCATACCGATGGCGACACTTATGTATATTTTAAAAAAGCGAATGTATTACATACCGGTGATTTATTTTTTGAAGTCGGCTTCCCTTATGTTGATTTAAAAAGTGGTGGCAGTGTGAAAGGTTATCTAGCGGCTGTTAAGCACATGATAAAACACACGCCTGATAATGTGGTGATTATTCCAGGACACGGTCAATTAACAGATAAAAAAAGCTTGATAGCTTTTGCACAGATGATGGAATTTAGTATCAATAAAGTTTCTATCGCACTTGCTGCAGGAAAATCAGAACAACAAATACTTACCGAAGGTATTGGTGAAAAATATAAGCATTTGTCTTGGGCTTTTATCAGCGAAGAGAAGTGGCTTAAAACCTTGGTCGCAGATTTAAAGTAA
- the dinB gene encoding DNA polymerase IV, with translation MFNANHSQKKIIHIDMDCFYAAVEMRDNPEWRNVPIAVGGNGPRGVLCTCNYKAREFGVRSAMPNARAKALCPELIIVNGRMSVYQQVSEQIRAIFLRYTDLIEPLSLDEAYLDVTDSPLFYGSATLIAEQIRRDIYNELNLTASAGIAPNKFIAKIASDENKPNGQCVVAPENVSAFVADLPLKKIPGIGPKTSEKLKAYGFESCADVRASSVAKLHTIVGKFANALYQRSFGIDDRVLETKRVRKSLAIETTMAEDIDSIEQCQVILINLFSKLKQRLAKHDDRQISKQTVKIKFADFQQTTVDMQSKACIEAVFIELLQKAMTRSNNRKVRLIGLSLGFAEQQSMDNQCQLALF, from the coding sequence ATGTTCAATGCTAACCATTCACAGAAGAAGATAATTCATATAGATATGGATTGCTTCTACGCGGCAGTAGAAATGCGCGATAATCCTGAATGGCGCAATGTACCTATTGCTGTCGGTGGTAACGGGCCGCGCGGTGTATTGTGTACCTGTAATTATAAGGCGAGAGAATTTGGCGTGCGTTCTGCCATGCCGAACGCAAGGGCTAAGGCGCTTTGCCCTGAACTGATTATTGTGAATGGCCGAATGTCTGTATATCAGCAAGTGTCAGAACAAATTAGAGCCATATTCCTCCGTTATACCGACTTAATTGAGCCTTTATCGTTAGATGAAGCCTACCTTGATGTAACAGACTCCCCGTTGTTTTATGGCAGTGCCACTTTAATTGCTGAACAAATTCGACGCGATATTTATAATGAACTTAATCTCACGGCGTCTGCCGGTATTGCACCGAATAAATTTATTGCTAAAATTGCTAGCGATGAAAATAAGCCAAACGGTCAGTGTGTGGTTGCCCCTGAAAATGTTAGTGCCTTTGTTGCTGATTTACCCTTGAAAAAAATTCCGGGTATCGGTCCAAAAACGAGTGAAAAATTGAAAGCTTATGGCTTTGAAAGTTGCGCTGATGTCAGGGCTAGTTCGGTAGCAAAACTTCACACGATTGTCGGTAAGTTTGCTAATGCTTTATATCAGCGCAGCTTTGGCATAGACGATAGAGTTCTTGAAACAAAGCGGGTGAGAAAGTCACTAGCAATTGAAACCACGATGGCAGAAGACATCGACTCCATTGAGCAATGTCAGGTAATACTGATAAATTTATTTAGCAAACTTAAACAGCGTCTAGCTAAGCATGACGATCGTCAGATTAGCAAACAAACGGTAAAAATTAAGTTTGCAGACTTTCAGCAAACCACGGTTGATATGCAATCAAAAGCTTGTATCGAGGCTGTTTTTATTGAGTTATTGCAAAAAGCCATGACCCGTTCTAATAATCGAAAAGTTCGATTAATTGGCTTGTCATTAGGCTTTGCTGAGCAGCAAAGTATGGATAACCAATGCCAGTTAGCCTTGTTCTAG
- the nhaD gene encoding sodium:proton antiporter NhaD: protein MFKKILIILLLSCISASSWAAGPGSIDLTNSIFGFTAIILFSIAYLLVIGEDLIHLRKSKPVLVAAGIIWLIIGWVYTQHGFPVEAEEAFNHNLLEYAQLLLFLLVAMTYINAMEERGIFDGLRLWMVSKGLSLRSLFWLTGILAFAISSFANNLTTAMLMCAIILKVASKDKKFINIACINIVVAANAGGVFSPFGDITTLMIWQSGLVKFEQFIVLFIPSLVNFLVPAIIMSFFISNEKSIPDVSETFKIKRGAKRIVALFILTIATAVLCHSVVNMPPVLGMMMGLGYLKFFGFYLRMSLPRSLDKKRSKAEAENDSEELKKLGNIIPFDIFDKIARAEWDTLLFFYGVVMCVGGLGFMGYLSLVSEALYSNWSPTYANIAVGVLSAIVDNIPVVFAVLSMNPAMDLQQWLLVTMTAGVGGSLLSIGSAAGVALMGQTKGVYSFMGHLKWSWVIALGYAASIGVHFLING, encoded by the coding sequence ATGTTTAAAAAAATATTAATAATTTTGTTACTATCCTGTATTTCTGCATCGTCTTGGGCTGCAGGCCCTGGCAGTATCGATTTAACTAATTCGATATTTGGCTTCACCGCCATCATTCTTTTTTCAATTGCTTATTTGCTGGTTATCGGCGAAGACTTAATACACTTAAGGAAGTCTAAACCTGTATTGGTGGCCGCGGGTATTATTTGGCTGATTATAGGTTGGGTATATACCCAGCATGGCTTTCCTGTCGAAGCAGAAGAAGCGTTTAATCACAATTTACTTGAATATGCACAATTGTTGTTATTTCTTCTAGTGGCGATGACCTATATTAATGCCATGGAAGAACGCGGTATTTTTGATGGTTTGCGCTTGTGGATGGTTTCAAAAGGGTTAAGTCTGAGGTCTTTGTTTTGGTTAACCGGTATTTTAGCCTTCGCTATTTCTTCTTTTGCTAACAACTTAACAACCGCCATGTTGATGTGCGCTATTATATTAAAAGTAGCGTCAAAAGATAAAAAGTTTATCAATATTGCCTGTATTAATATTGTTGTTGCCGCTAATGCAGGTGGGGTTTTTAGTCCGTTCGGCGATATTACCACCTTAATGATTTGGCAGTCTGGACTCGTTAAGTTTGAGCAATTTATCGTACTATTTATTCCGTCTTTAGTGAATTTTTTAGTGCCAGCGATTATTATGAGCTTTTTCATTTCGAACGAAAAATCGATCCCAGATGTTAGTGAGACTTTTAAGATTAAACGAGGAGCAAAAAGAATAGTTGCCTTGTTTATTCTCACCATAGCAACGGCGGTGCTATGCCATAGTGTTGTTAACATGCCGCCAGTGCTAGGTATGATGATGGGCTTGGGTTACTTAAAATTCTTTGGCTTTTATTTACGTATGAGTCTTCCTCGCTCTTTAGATAAAAAACGCAGTAAAGCTGAAGCTGAAAATGACTCAGAAGAATTAAAAAAGCTTGGCAATATAATACCTTTTGATATTTTTGACAAAATCGCACGTGCAGAGTGGGACACTTTATTGTTTTTCTACGGCGTAGTGATGTGTGTTGGCGGTTTAGGCTTTATGGGCTATTTAAGCTTAGTATCAGAAGCGCTATACAGTAACTGGAGTCCAACCTATGCCAATATCGCCGTCGGTGTATTGTCGGCCATAGTAGATAATATTCCGGTAGTATTTGCCGTGTTGAGCATGAACCCTGCGATGGATCTTCAACAATGGTTGTTAGTGACGATGACAGCAGGTGTTGGTGGTAGCTTATTATCAATAGGCTCCGCGGCAGGTGTAGCGTTAATGGGTCAAACCAAAGGTGTATATTCGTTTATGGGCCACTTAAAGTGGAGTTGGGTTATCGCTCTGGGTTACGCCGCAAGTATTGGCGTACACTTTTTGATTAATGGCTAA
- a CDS encoding HupE/UreJ family protein — MLTQRLPLLYLIIVILTTCSFSNISFAHSDDINQATLSLDNNERYQLNVTVDFIHLLKEHLDISGEDSEVLTALNQQSFIEQKRLLENLETVLSQQSTLIFLDKTKNVEQQKSLSFQGLKLQQLKQILSQPENLTDYKTQLHATGDIPEGASEVAVSFAPLLSNIVLKVVRPQQALISSGGLSKSFQINQSDALHLNNVNNPNNITLAFDYIYQGFVHILPRGLDHILFVLALLLFAKRRSTLIWQISAFTLAHTITLALGIYGVLTLSSTIVEPLIALSIVYVGLENIYRANQNEKSHTRLPIIFAFGLLHGLGFASVLSDVGLPASQYLMSLISFNIGVELGQLTVIVLAFVCLYPFKAKVWYQTKLVFSLNITIALVATYWLIERLT; from the coding sequence TTGCTTACTCAACGACTTCCTCTGTTATATTTAATTATTGTGATCTTGACGACATGTTCGTTTTCTAACATAAGTTTTGCTCATAGTGATGATATTAATCAGGCTACGTTATCGCTAGACAATAATGAGAGATATCAACTCAATGTCACTGTTGATTTTATACATTTATTAAAAGAACATTTAGACATTTCGGGTGAAGATAGCGAGGTGCTAACAGCATTAAATCAACAATCATTTATTGAGCAAAAAAGATTACTCGAAAACCTTGAAACGGTTTTAAGCCAGCAGTCTACTTTAATTTTTTTAGACAAAACAAAAAATGTTGAGCAACAAAAAAGTTTAAGCTTTCAGGGATTAAAGCTACAGCAGTTAAAACAAATTTTATCTCAACCAGAAAACCTAACTGATTATAAAACTCAATTGCATGCTACTGGCGATATACCAGAAGGTGCGAGTGAAGTTGCTGTTAGTTTTGCACCACTGTTAAGTAATATAGTATTGAAAGTGGTGCGACCTCAGCAAGCGCTGATAAGCTCAGGCGGTTTAAGCAAAAGCTTTCAAATTAATCAATCGGATGCTTTACACTTAAATAACGTGAATAACCCTAACAATATTACACTCGCCTTTGATTATATTTATCAGGGGTTTGTTCATATTCTGCCACGTGGGTTGGACCATATATTATTTGTTTTAGCGCTTTTGCTCTTTGCTAAACGTCGTTCAACGTTAATCTGGCAAATTTCAGCATTTACGCTTGCCCATACCATAACCTTGGCATTGGGTATTTACGGTGTTCTAACGCTATCTAGCACGATTGTAGAGCCCTTGATTGCTCTTTCTATTGTCTATGTAGGATTAGAGAATATTTACCGCGCGAACCAAAACGAAAAAAGTCATACACGCTTGCCTATAATTTTTGCCTTTGGCTTGTTACACGGGTTGGGGTTTGCATCGGTATTAAGTGATGTAGGGTTACCAGCGAGCCAATACTTAATGAGCTTAATCTCATTTAATATTGGCGTAGAGCTTGGACAGCTCACCGTGATTGTACTTGCTTTTGTTTGTCTTTACCCTTTTAAAGCAAAAGTTTGGTATCAAACTAAACTAGTATTTTCGCTTAATATCACCATTGCTTTAGTTGCAACTTACTGGCTTATTGAGCGACTTACTTAA
- the nqrM gene encoding (Na+)-NQR maturation NqrM, with protein sequence MAIFLITLGFFLVIVMAMAVGYIFQNKTLAGSCGGLSSVGIDKSCNCDNPCEKRQERDRVAALAIGDINVKNI encoded by the coding sequence ATGGCTATATTCTTAATCACCTTAGGCTTTTTTCTCGTTATTGTCATGGCAATGGCTGTAGGATATATTTTTCAAAATAAAACACTTGCTGGCAGCTGTGGTGGCTTATCAAGCGTTGGCATTGATAAATCTTGTAATTGTGATAACCCTTGTGAAAAACGCCAGGAACGTGATCGAGTAGCGGCGTTAGCTATTGGCGATATCAACGTAAAAAACATTTAA